A window of Acidobacteriota bacterium genomic DNA:
CTCGGATTCGAGGGATCAATAGCGATGCGGCTGAAGGTGCAATTGAGGAAGACCGGTAATTTCGGATCGGTGGTTGAAGTCGGCCCGACGATTTGCGTCCACGTTTGGCCGCCGTTGGTGGTCTTGAAAAGGCCCGCGCCGTAATAGCTATCGCCTGAGCGGTTCGGTTCCCCCGTGCCCAGATAGATCACATCGGGATTGATCGGATCAATCGCCACTGCGCCCACGGCGAGCGAAGGCAAATCGTCGGTCAAGGGCGTCCAGTTTTTCCCATTATCGAGCGAGCGCCACAGCCCGCCCTGCGCGCCGCCGACATACACGGTTTGATTGGTCGTGCCGTTATAGCGCGGATCAAGCGCGATGGCTGTCACGCGCCCTGACACGGCGGTGCGCACGGCCAGATTGGTGTCCAGCCGCGTGCGCGTACCAAACACCTGTCCATTCAAAATGGGACGCGGCCCCAGCGCTGTCCAGGCAATGTCTTGTTCGGGCGCGGCGGCCAACTTGCCGCGCTGGCGCAATTCCTGCTGCGCGCGTTCCGTCTTCGCCCATTGCTCTATCCCCGCGAGCCGCGCATTTTGGGGAATCTCGGCAAGCGGATACGCGCGTTGCTGATAAAACCATTCCTGGCGTTTTTCCCCTTCATTGAATTCCGTGCCCGTCTCTTTTCCCTCACGCTCACGTTCGGCGCGCAGCCATTGGCTGGAACCGTGGCGCTCCGAATCTGCTGCGAAACTGCCATCCGCCGAGAAGTAGGTCAGCGTGAACAAACTTGTCATCAACGCCAGCCCCAAAATTACGGATTGGGCAAAGGCGGAGCGGCGTAAAGAGGGAAATAAAGCTTTCGCGAGCGGCAGGAGTCTCAACATACGACCTTCCTATTTTTGATGGAGATTGTGGGTGACTACCGTGTGCAGGGGCGAACACGGCGCAATGAACATGATGATTTGCCAAATCCTGCCGGGTGGCACGCCGACGAGGTAAATTGGAACGGTACAGGAAGCGAGCTGTGAAAGGTGAGCCAGGGATGAGACTCGATTCGTAGGTTAGCTCGGGGTACGGACGCGGGCGGATACTAGCACAGGAGTGTCAAAATTGTATCCCGGAAATTTTGCAGGGTGGCTCGCCGACGGCTGGCTACGGTGAAAATTGATGCGTTCGATAGGCGTTTACTTGGTCTTCTGAATCAATTGAATCAGGCGTTCGGCGTGGTTGCGCGCGATGAGCGGAACACCTTCGTCCTTAATCACATCTTTGAGTAAGGGGATCAGTTGGTACGGATCGGCCAGGTGTTTGCCGCGCAATTCGCTCTCAAGCATGCGCATTTGCGCGGGCGTGGAAATCGGGTCGGTCTGGCGCGTGTTTTCGATCTCGAAGACGCGCATCTCCTGCGTGGCAATACCGCGAAAGAGTTCGGCCAAACGCGCCAGTGCCGCATTGTCGGTGTAGTTGAATCTGGTCGTGCGTTCTTTGCCGTTATGGGCATACCGGATGGTCATCGTGCCCAGATGCGAGAAGTCTTTTTTATGCTGATACTCTTCGGTGCTGTCCAGGAAATTCAGTGCGCTGAACAAGGCTTGCATCTGGTTGATCAAAGAGGCCGAGACGGTCAGCTTGTTGACGATCTCATCCGCGTCTTTGCGTTTGAAGAGATACTGCCCCGCACCCGTTCCATCGAATTCGACTTCGATGCGCGGGATGGTGAAGCGCTCATTGACGAAGGTGTATTGAAACTGCGTCAGATTGGCATTCGGGTCTGGTTTGGCTTCAAGCGTTCCCGTTTGCAGCCGCTGTTGCGCAAGGGCGCTGCCACCGAGCAGCAGCGCCGAATAAAAGATCGCCATGAACAGTTTTTTCATACGTGGTAAGTCAGCAGCTTGCCAGCCAACCCAAAGCCTGCAAGGCCTGGTTAGTTTTCACGCGCGGCGCTCGCAGCACTGCCTTTCTTCGTGTCGAAAGGCGTTTGCAGGTATTGCTGGGCAACGGCTTGCGCCTTCTCGTAATCGTTCCCGTTGCTCAGCGCTTTGTTGTATTCGGCCACGGCGCGTTCGCGTTGACCCAGCGCATCCCAGGCGTTGCCGCGATAGATGTAAGCCCAAACTTCAATCCAATCGGGGCGCAAGTTGCCGTTGAGCCCTTGATCGAAAGCGTCGAGCGCCTTGGAGTAGTTGCGCTGGGTCATATACAACAAGCCCAGGTTGTACCAGGCCCATGAATGGCCGCGATTGAGTTTGATGGCGGCTTGGAATTGTTGTTCTGCTTCGGTGTATTCCTGCTCGCGGAAATGCTCAATGCCGCGCCGCACGATCACGCCCTGGCGCAACTCTTCGGAACTCTTGATGACCTTGTTATCGGGGTCGACGACGACATCCAGCGGTTTGCTCTTGGTTTGTACGTCGAAATCTACCGAGGTGCCCTTAAGATATAAATCCTGCCGTTCATTCCCGGCTTCAGTTTTCAGTAAGACAGTAATGGGCATTTCAAACGTATCAAGTTCCTGCTTAACCGTGCCGGGCACACGGAAGCCGTCTTTGGTGCGCAACACGCGCCAATCGGAATGGAACTCCGGCACGCCGGTCGAATCCACCCACTGACCGAAGAAGAAGCGCATATTGCGTTTGGCCGCCGTGCTGACGAATTGCTCGAAGTCATCCAGCGTGACGTTCTTGCCGTCGTATTTCTTGTAGTAGTCCTGCAACATCTGGTCGAACGGTTTGTCGCCCAGCAACTGGCGCAGCATATTGAAGACCAGCGCGCCTTTATAAAAGATGACCGAGCGATATGCCGGTGTTTGATCGTCCAGTTGCTTGGGCGCGTTACGAATCGAAGACGCCTGCTCAAACGCCAGCGCCTTTTCCAATTCGGCCTGCACCGCCTGCTGGAATTGCGTCTCGTTGGCGTTTTCCTTGATCGCCATCAACATGCTGAATTCGGCCAACCCTTGCGACAGCCAGATGTCGTCAAAGGAGCGCAGCCCCACCGCCTGGCCCCACCATTGATAGGCGACTTCGCGGCCCAGTTTCTCTTCGTTGGCGGTCGTCATCACGCGCGGCGAAAGGAAAATGACGCCGGCGCCGCTATACGTTTCCAGCGTTTCATCATCGGTTTCCGCCACGATCAGTTTGTTGCCGAAAGGGAAGTTGCCGAACTTGGACGTGTAGTATTCCAAGTGCTGGCCGATCACTTTGGCGACGTTATCAGCCAGCCGGTCATCGCCGACCTTGACGTAAATATCCAAATCGAAGCCGGACTGTTTGACGTTGCGGACGATGTATTTGGCCGCCGCGATGTTGCCGGGCAATACGGGTTTGGTGCTGACAAAGGAATAGGTCACCCATTCGGTCGGGGCGGCGGTTGGAACAACCGTTTGGCCGTTGGGCAACAGCACCGGTGACATATCCTGCTTCTTGGTTTTGTCTGTTTTGGCCGCATCCGTGACGGCAGGCACGACGGGCGTTTCGACCACCGGTTGTTCGCTGTAACCCGTCACGACGATGCCTTTGGGCACTTTGATTTTGATGTCGTAAGTCGCCCGGTCTGCGGCATATTCGTGAAACGGAAACCAGCGCGCCGCATAGCAAAGATAAGAGCCTTGCTCACCGACATACGCCAGCCGCGCGTTGGCAATCGGGCCACCTTGTGCCGATTCAAGCGCACCTTCGTACTCGAACAGCAAGGTCACCGGCTGATTCGCGGGCACCACGCCACCCAGATCAATGCGCACATCGTTTTTCTCGCGGTTGTCCTGGATGAATTGCAATTCAACCGTGCTGGGTGTGGGCGCTGTGACCGGAGCCTTGTTTGCACCGTTAGCGGCTGGTGTTTTGGCGGCAGGCGTCGGCGTTGGTTTCGCCGCTTTTTGATTTTGACGGGTCAAAGCGGGAGCGCCCGACGCCACCGGCACCGTCTGCACTGCGGGAGTCGGCGTCGGCATCACATCCAAACGGGCGATACGTTTTACCGCCAAAGAGCCATTGAGTTCAAAGACGACGGAGCGTGTGTCAGAAACAGGAGTGAATTTGACTTCAGTGCGCGCCCGCAAGTATTGCTGGCCGGGCGTTAACTCGGCCTCGATCTTGTAGCTCTGTACATCCAAGTCGGCCACGCCCTTTTGCGCCGCCGCCGGGCCTGCCCACCAAATGACGGCCGCGCCCAGCAATCCAGCGATAACAACCTTTGAGAAAGTGTTCTTCATAGTTCTTCTTCCTGCTTTCTATTCCTTGCTAGCTCGTTCTGAATGTCATGATCCGCGTAACCTGCCGGGGATTATAACACCCTGCTTCTGTTTTTGAAGTTGTCGCCCGGCTTTCGCATAAATCAGGCATTGAACGGAATTTCCGGACTGTCTTGCGGTTCGGTTAGCGTGTATGCCGCCTTTGCAGCGATGGACGAGTACCGCAAAATAGCGCAAACGCGGCGCGATGGGACGAATCTATGAGCCTTGTGCAAAAACGAATACGACAGGTTTTTGAGTATGGCGCAGCCGGGCAAAACTATTTGTTGCTGGCGCGCACGCTGCATACTGCCTGGCTGGTGCGGCGGCAGTTGGCGGCGCGCCAATCCTCACCGCAACTCGCGACAACGATTGCTGCTGTTGAAAAGCTATACCTGCCGCCCCAACCCGGCTGGACGGGAATACCTGCGGAAACAATTCTGCGCTTTGCCGGGTTTATCGTCGGTGTGCCCTTAACCTGGGGACGTTGTGTGCAGAAGTCTCTGATTGCATATCGCCTGCTCAATGGCTACGGGATTCCGGCGCGCTTTTGTTGCGGCGTCAACCGGCAGCAACAAACTCTGGATGGGCACGCTTGGGTAGAGAAATTGAGCGAGCCTGGATGTGCTTTAAGCGAAAGCCGCGATCCTTATCGGTTTTATTTGCCGGTTTATACCTCACCAATGCCGGCAGCAGTTGAAGATAGGCTTTGATAAAACAAACGCTCATGCTGCCAAGCCAGCTTGGCAGCATGAGCGTTCAATATCCAGTCCATAGGCGGCCGTTAGCTTACTGCGGCAACAGGCCAAATGCTGGTTACTTGGCAGGTTTTTTGTACTTATTGATCAACTCTTGTACACCGTCCGTTTTGCCGTCATGGCGGAAACCATAAAACTGTTTCAATTGCTCCATGATCTGCTGCGACATGGCTTGTAACTGCGGATTGCCTTCTGCTGCGGCGACGCCACGCGCATACCAGTCAATGACTTCATCCATGGCAGCGAGCGCTTTGTCGAGGATTTCAGATTTGCGCTCGGTTTGATAGCGTTTGGCTAATTCGTTGTACTCATCGTTGGCGATATTGCCAAGCATCGCCAGGGTTGAAACGTCGTATTGATCAAGCCCCGCCGATTTTTCCAAACTGTCTTTGGCTTTCGCGCGGTCGTTCATAAAGAACGCGATGAAGCCATTCGCTTGGTAGATGCGCGCCAGGGATGTATTGCGGAAGTCCGCCCAGAACTTGGCATCCGTCTTCGCCGGTTTCTTGTCGGCTTCCATCAGTTCGACTGCCTTGCTGGCGCTTTCCGCCGCTGCCTTCGCGTACTTCCAGGTTGGCCCGTTGTTTTGAAGTTGCTGCGCCCCGGCGTAACCGAGTTGTGCGTGCACGAAAACATCGTCCGGTTGGGTGGCTAAATACTTCGCGCCTTCACTGAAGGCTTCGTCGAATTTCCCCTGTTGCACATAAGCGTCAATGAGGGCCGGTTTGACGAGATCCGCTTCACCCGGTTGATCAAAGGTGGCAATGAATTGCTGCGCAGTTTGCAATTTAACGTTGGCGTCCTTCTCCAGCATGATTTGATTGGAAAGGAATTCCGCCAGCTTTGTGCGTTGCGTCGTCTTCTTAAATTTCTTGATGAATTCGACCGTCTGCTTGGTCTTTTCCGTCGTGTTGGGTGCGGCGTTGATCTTCTGCAACGCCTTGGCCTCATCCTCAGAAATCTTCGGTTGCTCTTTTGGCTTGTCTTGCGTGGCTAAATTGGCGCCAGCCGTTATTTGGACGCACAGCAAGAGCGCCAGGGCACACACGGACAACGTCCGCGAAATTATCAGCAATCGCATCATGTCTTCTTTGACCTCGTGTGAATAAATTTGGGAAAGTTTGCGGCGCGTCTTGCGCTTGGCGGGCATTATAGCGGGCTAGCGGGCATCTGGCTAACGGTAGACGCCCTTCGCTGGATTTTGACGTCCGCCGGTTCAGCTTTTACCACAAGTCGGCCTGCGTCATTGACGGAGAAGAAAAATAACGTCACGCGAACTATACTTTGCGCTAGGACTTATTGTTCACCACCGCGCCGCGAAAATTTCATGATTGACGCACCATAGCTATTCAAGCTATTTTTACGCCGCATCCCAGCAACTTGTAGAACTTCACTTTCCCCATTTCGCTGAGCATATTTCAGCACCACCCACGAATTGCTCTCCCATAATCATTGAAACGTTAGTTCTGCGTTTGTATTCGAAGGAGCTTACGAATCGTATGTTCAGAGCAAACTTGCTTTGCCGTCCGAGGCTTTGCTTGCAGGTCGTGCTGTGCAGCCTCTTATTGACCGGTCTGTCTGTAAATACCCACGCCACCATCATGCGTTACCTGGAGGTTGAGGAACTGGCTCGACTTTCAACCGATGTCATTCACGGCCAGGTGCTCTCGACCCGCACTTATTGGGATGAGGGGCACGCGCGCATTTACACGGCTGTCCGCGTACAGGTTGATGAGGCGCTCAAGGGCACGACCAAACGCGGCGGGATTGTGACGATCACACAACTTGGCGGCGAGTTGGATGGGATGCGGCTTGATTATAGTGGCCGTCCAAAATTCAGCTCGGGCGAAGCCGTCGTGCTTTTCACCAAAACAGGTCGCAAGCAGGATTTCATTGTGGTCGGGATGCAACAGGGAAAGCTGCGTGTGGTGGGCGATGAAGTCGTGCGCGATTTCAGCGGGATTACTTTATTGGAAGAAACTCCCCCCAACACCTCAGGCCTTGCCGGGCGAATCATTGCACCGAGCAAACCTCAGCGCATTCAAACCAGGATGTCGTTAAGCGAATTACGTCAGCGGCTAGCGAAATTGTAGGCAAAGATTTTCTGAGGCGCGAAAAAAAATGAGAAAGTTGTATTCGTTCATGCTGATCGCGGCATTGCTCGCCATCCGTACTGGCAAAACTGAATCTTATGTGCTCAGCACTGCCGCAAACGGTGCTCCCATTCATTGGAATTTAACCAACCCGGCCTCGCCCATCGTCCACCATTGATGACGGGCTGGATATTTCAGGCGCTTTGGCCGTGACGCGGCTTTTCACCTTTGTCGGCGGCGGGCGCGATGGTGAGATTGCCGACGTGAGTCTGACGTTTAATGGCAATTCCGTTACCTGGGGAACGGACGGCAATGCCAGTCGCGTGGATATTGCGGAAGTCGCCACCCATGAAATCGGACATTCTTTTGGATTGGATCATTCGCCGGTGGGCGCTTCCACGATGTTTCCACGCACCGGCAATGGCTCACTGCGGAATCGCTCGCTCTCTCCCGATGATCAGCTTGCCGCTGCCACTTTGTATCCCAGCAGCGCGTTTGCCAGCCAAACGGGAATCTTACGTGGCAGTGTGCGCGACAGCGCGGGCGGGGCGCTGTTCGGGGCCATCGTGGCGGTGAACGATGCCAACGGCAATGTGATCGCCTCGGCGCTTTCGCAACGCGACGGAACCTATCGTATTCAAGGCTTGCCCCCTGGCGAATATAGCGCCTGCGTTCAACCCCTCAATCCACCAGGCGGTTTGTTTTTTAGCCGGGATGATCTGAACGCTTTTTACAGCCAAAGCAATACCGATTTTCTGACCTCCAATGACAGTGCGGTTTCGATTCGTGCGGGGAGTGAAACCGCACAGAATTTTTCGGTCACACGTGGCACGCCCGCAATGCAAACTTACTTGATTCACAATCCAGCGACGCACAGTTTCTCGAATATCGCCGTGGCCGTTGAACGCGGCCAAACCGTCACCATCGGAGTTGGCGGGCCTGGACTGCCTGCGAGCGGTACCCCGCTGAGTGTGAGCGGCACGGGTGTCAGTCTGTCCAATTTTCGCTTTGGGACGTTCAGCGGTGGTTCGGGGACAGCGGTGCTGGCGGATGCCGTCATTAGCTCTACGGCAGCGCCTGGTGCGCGCAATCTGATCGTTACAGCCAACGGGCAGCGCACTATTGCCCTGGGCGCATTTGAGATAACCGGGTCAGCCCAGCCGCCGCCTGCGCCCGTGAGCGTTGTTTCAGCCGCCAATTTCTCCGCTAAAGTTGCGGCGGAATCTATCGTCTCTGCGTTCGGAACCGTGCTGGCGACGAGTCGTGTGACGGCTACGTCAGCGCCCTTGCCGACCTCGCTCGGCGGCACAACGGTGCGCTTGCGGGATAACACAGGCGTGATGCGTGATGCGCCGCTCTTTTTCGTATCGCCGACGCAGCTCAACTTTCAAATGCCGCCCGGGTTGCAATACGGAAATGTGACGATCACGATTACGAACGGTTCCGGTCAAACTTCCGCTGGCAGCCTTGTCCTGGAGCGGATTGCGCCCGGCTTGTTCACGGCGAATGGCAACGGCGCTGGGCCTGGCGCGGCGGCGGTGTTGCGGGTCAAAGCGAATGGCGCACAAAGTTATGAACCCGTCGTGCGCTTTGACGCGGCTTCAAGCAAATTGGTCACCGTGCCCATTGATATGAGTAACCCAGGCGATCAGGTCTTCTTGCTGCTGTTCGGCACAGGCATCCGCTTTCGCACGGCGCTCAACGCAGTATCGGTCACGGTCGGCGGGGCACCGCAACAGGTTTCTTTTGCGGATAAACAAGGCGGCCAGGTTGGCCTTGATCAAATTAACGTGCGCCTGAGCGGACTGACACAACATGGCGAAGTGGATGTCGTCGCCATCGTTGAAGGACAAAGGTCGAATGTCGTGCGCGTCAACGTTAAGTAAGGCGCGCTGCGATAACGACTGCGAACTGGAATTGAAAAGGGCGTGAGAAATTTTCTCACGCCCTTTTGTTTACCAACTGGTCAGCCCCAGGCGTTTCAACGCATGGGCCGAAGGATACCCCGTCGCCGGCAAACCATAATCCTTTTGAAATTCCCACATCGCCAGAATCGTCGCCTCATCGTAGACGCCATTGGGTTCAGCTTTATAAAACCCGCGCTTAACCAGTTCATACTGAATTTCCAAGACGCGCTCCTGCGGAATGACCAGATCGTTGCGTTTGGCTGGCGGCGTATTCGTCTTGCTCACAAGCGCGCCAAAGGGCGTCAGCGGACGCGCCTCAGGCAAGGTTAGCAGTTTGGCGACGGAGGGTGACAACGAGCCGTATTCAACCACTTCGATTTTATCCGGTAACTGAATTTGATAGGCAGGCGTGTCGGTCGCAGTGTTGGCTTCTCTGGGACGCCGCGCCGAAGCCGTTTCACTGGGCTCGGTATTTCGACCAGCCGGGCGTTCCGGCTCAGACTCGCGCAGGTTGTTTTTCTCGGTTCGGTGGTTGGGCGTTACGGTAGCGGTGTTGGTTTCTTCAGCACGAGTTGTGCGGCGACGCGTCGCGGGCAAAGGGTCGTTGACTTGCTTGCCGAATTTACCGTGCCGCTCAGTTTCCGTCTGGAGTTTTGCCGGGGCGATTGGTGTGAATGTCGCGCGCGTCAGGCGCGAGGTCAGCGGTTGCTCTGCCAAGCGGTTTGGTTTCAGCGCAGTCGCAAGCTTGCCGCTGCTTTTATTGACGGCTTTCGCCAGTAAGGGCGTTTCTGCTTTGGCGCGCGCGCCACGGAGTTGCGGTTTGAGCTTGGCTTCTTGTTCTCGGAGCTTGCTTGTGGCGGCGTTCAGCCCAAGTTTGCCAGCTTTCTTGCTCAAGGGCGCAGGCTCTGGTTTGGCGGCCAACCCTTTTTTGGTTTTACGCTCGGCTTCGAGCCTGCCAGGGGCGGGGCGGGCAGCCAGCGTTTTAGGAAGGGTTTTGGTTTGCGGACGCGCCTTCTCAAGTTTGGCTTTGTTAGCGAATACCGGCGTCACCAACAATACTTGTGCGAGCAAAAGGCAAAACAGACCAAGCCATGATGTTAAGCCGCTTTTTTGCCCCGCAGAAAACTGTTTGAGCGTTTGCATGAAGCACCACCAATCCGGTTACACTGCGATTACTGGCTAGCCTCATTATTCATCTGAGGCCACTTGATCCTAAGGTTTTGTGAAAGAGATATAAAAGCGCGGATTCGGCTCTTCGCGATCTCGGTAAATTTGCAAGACCACCGCCTCGCCCGCGCGCAGCCGGTCGAAAATCTTTGCGTACTCGGCCTTTGATTTGATCGGTTCGCGATTGAACATTTCGATGACATCGCCACTCTTCAGCCCCGCATCGTCCGCCAAACTGCCGGGCGCGACATTGCCGACAAATACGCCTTTGACCTCGCTCGTCAGCTTGCCAATCCCCATCTGGTTGCGTAGATCGCTGACCGTGATACCCAACGATTGCGGGCGCAACAATTCAATGCGGGCCGCTTTCAGTTGGTCAACGATCGGTTCGGCATCCGGGCGGCGGCCTATGGTGATATTCAAAATTTGCTCGCGGCCGTTGCGATAGATTTTAACGGGGGCGGTGGTACCGACCGGCGTCGTGCCGATGCGGCGCATCAGGTCCTTGTCGTCGCGGATGCGTTCGCCACGGAATTCCCAGATCACGTCATTGACCAGCAACCCGGCTTTGGCGGCAGGGCTGACCACCGGTTGCCGATCTACAAAAACTGTGTCGCCGATATTGCTGACGATGGCGCCGCGTGTTGCGGGCAAGTTGAAGACCTTGGCGATCTGGGGGGTGACAGGTTCTGTATTCACGCCCAGAAACCCACGCACGACATGCCCGTTTTTGATCAATTGATGATAGATGAGCAACGCCTCGCTCATCGGCAGCGCAAAGCCGATACCGTTGTAATCGCCCGTCGTTGTGGCAATCGCGGTGTTGATGCCGATGACTTCGCCCATCAAATTGATCAATGGCCCACCCGAATTGCCCGGATTGATCGCCGCATCGGTTTGCAGAAAGTATTGAAAACCGCGTCCGGCACGTTTGTTGAGTTCGGTGGCTTCACGATCTTTGGCGCTGATGATGCCGGCAGTAACGGTCTGACTCAGATTGAAGGGCGAGCCAATAGCCATCACCCAATCACCGACACGCGCCCGCTCTGAATCGCCGGTGCGCGCCGCTTGCAATTCTTTGGCCGGCTCGACCTTGATCACTGCCAAATCTGTTTCCATATCACTGCCAATGACGCGCGCGGGCAATTCATTGCCGTCAAAAAATTTGACAATGATACGGTCGGCATCGGCGATGACGTGTTGATTGGTCAGAATGTAACCTGCGGCGTCCACGATCACACCCGAACCGTTCCCGCGCCGGGCACGTTCCCGCGCGGAAAAAGGTTCCAGGGAAGGGCGTTCTTCGA
This region includes:
- a CDS encoding carboxypeptidase regulatory-like domain-containing protein — encoded protein: MTRLFTFVGGGRDGEIADVSLTFNGNSVTWGTDGNASRVDIAEVATHEIGHSFGLDHSPVGASTMFPRTGNGSLRNRSLSPDDQLAAATLYPSSAFASQTGILRGSVRDSAGGALFGAIVAVNDANGNVIASALSQRDGTYRIQGLPPGEYSACVQPLNPPGGLFFSRDDLNAFYSQSNTDFLTSNDSAVSIRAGSETAQNFSVTRGTPAMQTYLIHNPATHSFSNIAVAVERGQTVTIGVGGPGLPASGTPLSVSGTGVSLSNFRFGTFSGGSGTAVLADAVISSTAAPGARNLIVTANGQRTIALGAFEITGSAQPPPAPVSVVSAANFSAKVAAESIVSAFGTVLATSRVTATSAPLPTSLGGTTVRLRDNTGVMRDAPLFFVSPTQLNFQMPPGLQYGNVTITITNGSGQTSAGSLVLERIAPGLFTANGNGAGPGAAAVLRVKANGAQSYEPVVRFDAASSKLVTVPIDMSNPGDQVFLLLFGTGIRFRTALNAVSVTVGGAPQQVSFADKQGGQVGLDQINVRLSGLTQHGEVDVVAIVEGQRSNVVRVNVK
- a CDS encoding trypsin-like peptidase domain-containing protein, which produces MQDTSPKQWESMLAQQRRARDRAILVAIAACTLAFGIIIGVIFSATKRPAIASLGEVSVEMSSAFVEIARRVEPSVVNISTVSQPALRSRREIIIEERPSLEPFSARERARRGNGSGVIVDAAGYILTNQHVIADADRIIVKFFDGNELPARVIGSDMETDLAVIKVEPAKELQAARTGDSERARVGDWVMAIGSPFNLSQTVTAGIISAKDREATELNKRAGRGFQYFLQTDAAINPGNSGGPLINLMGEVIGINTAIATTTGDYNGIGFALPMSEALLIYHQLIKNGHVVRGFLGVNTEPVTPQIAKVFNLPATRGAIVSNIGDTVFVDRQPVVSPAAKAGLLVNDVIWEFRGERIRDDKDLMRRIGTTPVGTTAPVKIYRNGREQILNITIGRRPDAEPIVDQLKAARIELLRPQSLGITVSDLRNQMGIGKLTSEVKGVFVGNVAPGSLADDAGLKSGDVIEMFNREPIKSKAEYAKIFDRLRAGEAVVLQIYRDREEPNPRFYISFTKP
- a CDS encoding lasso peptide biosynthesis B2 protein; this translates as MQKRIRQVFEYGAAGQNYLLLARTLHTAWLVRRQLAARQSSPQLATTIAAVEKLYLPPQPGWTGIPAETILRFAGFIVGVPLTWGRCVQKSLIAYRLLNGYGIPARFCCGVNRQQQTLDGHAWVEKLSEPGCALSESRDPYRFYLPVYTSPMPAAVEDRL
- a CDS encoding peptidoglycan-binding protein, which codes for MLAQVLLVTPVFANKAKLEKARPQTKTLPKTLAARPAPGRLEAERKTKKGLAAKPEPAPLSKKAGKLGLNAATSKLREQEAKLKPQLRGARAKAETPLLAKAVNKSSGKLATALKPNRLAEQPLTSRLTRATFTPIAPAKLQTETERHGKFGKQVNDPLPATRRRTTRAEETNTATVTPNHRTEKNNLRESEPERPAGRNTEPSETASARRPREANTATDTPAYQIQLPDKIEVVEYGSLSPSVAKLLTLPEARPLTPFGALVSKTNTPPAKRNDLVIPQERVLEIQYELVKRGFYKAEPNGVYDEATILAMWEFQKDYGLPATGYPSAHALKRLGLTSW